From Mytilus edulis chromosome 8, xbMytEdul2.2, whole genome shotgun sequence, one genomic window encodes:
- the LOC139484782 gene encoding protocadherin-9-like isoform X1: MEKFIITYTVVCCFVSHVLSLDLSYTIPEEGNISSYIGNVANDSSLNQSLNVSERNNMKYTILDGTYASYFNVNERTSSLYISKRLDRESLQECEFSTSCDLPIDIVAQSIIGTFFKKIKVKITITDINDHEPKFPESSMSLELSEAFVVGSSSPIVGAVDMDSGDNSVQKYSLKPEDTPFTLNFVKYVDGSSSVSLVVSKKLDRETVDGYQLQILAEDGGNPKFTGTLDLTVIITDINDNPPLFNQSTYSISVREDTAVSSTVFNVKATDPDLNENGMVTYKLSPHQSDNIKQIFAVNRSTGSIFTLKPLVYTPGEPYKIIVEANDGATIPLMSQATIFVTVLDSGNDAPVINVNLLSNTDMAKISENASVGAAVAHIAVSDDDTDKNGDVTCSIQHDVFRLEKITGEENEYKVVVSKTLDREKTEIYQVIIVCADAGSPSKNSTAEFNVKVLDENDHRPTFQSYKYEVVISENDFVGASIVQVSALDLDLGKNAEIVYSVEPSTHDFRIDPETGNIHANFVLDREKVPYMEFRVLSKDKGSPSLTGTAVVTVNLTDVNDNPPKFNKSVYVMHAKENEGPGLYLGEVIAHDFDSGKNAVVNFVAEPEIEAIKVLTDGSIFTRLTLDRESRPHGYSFNVIAYDGGNPSLNSTAHVTVFVVDENDNDPVIKFPTAENGTVQIVYEKPTNSVITYVVAFDNDTDKNAVLTFSILQHDQRNIFRINPKSGEITLAKALTANDMKSYTFTVEVEDGGTPKRTDRQNLTIIISSNKPLVLPHKEAEKDNALIVVVIVCVTVILSGAIIMGIFLIRRMDKKKKNKKRNAATPKNDKLYDSIHKNGTFHRDDVDNEKKVSFSTHATSNGIKDKSQMQLSNGHRQEEVTQTVDRMMAPSPSSSKYGRSAYSGKSKSQSSQSLQNMQMNRLQLHQSNLQTLSIPQNMGRKHEDNHSETSGETNDSGRGGSESDIHSSAFNHSAELDYMKNRYSPVNSPGRPLLTKENMNKYMHPKDRYRSQNQQYLVQNNCHRQYTHGGSSGPPYKNNVHWNPISNVLNGSMATIDDYDDDTTTSGSYVVDDQELDLDFNPPQDCVV, from the exons ATGGAGAAATTTATAATTACGTATACTGTTGTGTGCTGTTTCGTTTCCCATGTTTTATCATTGGATCTAAGTTATACCATCCCAGAGGAAGGAAATATAAGTTCTTATATCGGAAATGTAGCGAACGATTCTTCTTTAAaccaaagtttaaatgtttctgaacGGAATAATATGAAATATACGATATTAGATGGTACGTATGCATCTTATTTTAATGTTAACGAGCGGACGAGTTCTCTTTATATCAGTAAGAGACTAGACAGAGAATCTCTACAGGAATGTGAATTCTCAACGTCATGTGATTTACCTATAGATATAGTGGCTCAATCTATAATTGGAACTTTCTTCAAGaaaattaaagtcaaaataactATAACTGACATAAACGATCATGAACCAAAGTTTCCTGAAAGTAGTATGTCTTTAGAACTATCAGAAGCGTTTGTTGTCGGGTCGTCGTCTCCAATTGTCGGGGCTGTCGACATGGACAGTGGAGATAACTCTGTTCAGAAATATTCACTAAAACCTGAAGATACTCCATTTACGCTAAATTTTGTGAAATACGTTGATGGCAGTTCTTCTGTCAGTTTAGTTGTAAGCAAGAAATTAGACCGGGAAACAGTAGATGGGTACCAGTTGCAAATACTTGCCGAAGACGGCGGCAACCCTAAATTTACAGGCACTCTTGATTTAACCGTCATTATAACGGACATTAATGATAATCCACCGTTATTTAACCAATCGACGTATAGCATAAGCGTCAGAGAAGATACAGCAGTTAGTAGTACTGTTTTTAATGTCAAGGCCACTGACCCTGACCTTAACGAGAACGGCATGGTTACGTACAAGCTTAGTCCTCATCAATCAGACAATATCAAACAGATATTTGCCGTCAATAGATCTACTGGTAGTATATTTACGTTAAAACCCTTAGTATACACTCCAGGAGAACCATACAAAATCATTGTAGAAGCAAATGATGGCGCCACCATCCCCCTGATGTCACAAGCTACCATCTTTGTTACAGTTCTCGATTCTGGTAATGACGCTCCTGTTATTAATGTCAACCTACTTTCCAACACAGACATGGCAAAAATATCAGAAAACGCAAGCGTCGGCGCCGCTGTTGCGCATATTGCTGTATCTGATGATGATACTGACAAAAATGGCGATGTAACCTGTTCAATTCAACATGATGTTTTCAGACTAGAAAAAATAACTGGAGAGGAAAACGAATACAAAGTTGTAGTTTCAAAAACGTTAGATCGTGAAAAAACTGAAATCTACCAAGTGATAATAGTATGTGCAGATGCTGggtcaccatctaaaaatagtACAGCTGAATTTAATGTGAAGGTTCTGGATGAAAATGACCATCGTCCAACCTTCCAAAGTTACAAGTATGAAGTCGTAATTTCAGAAAATGATTTCGTTGGTGCCTCTATAGTCCAAGTGTCGGCCCTTGACCTCGATTTAGGGAAAAATGCTGAGATTGTTTACTCCGTTGAACCATCAACTCATGACTTTAGAATTGATCCAGAAACTGGAAATATTCATGCAAATTTTGTTTTAGATCGTGAGAAGGTCCCATATATGGAGTTTCGTGTTCTTTCAAAAGATAAGGGTTCGCCTTCATTAACTGGAACTGCTGTAGTTACCGTTAACCTGACAGACGTGAATGACAACCCGCCAAAATTTAACAAATCTGTTTATGTTATGCACGCCAAAGAAAATGAAGGACCAGGATTGTATTTAGGGGAGGTAATTGCTCATGACTTTGATAGTGGCAAAAATGCAGTAGTAAATTTCGTAGCTGAACCTGAAATTGAAGCAATTAAAGTGTTAACAGATGGATCAATTTTTACAAGACTAACACTTGACAGAGAGTCACGACCACATGGATATAGCTTCAATGTAATTGCATATGATGGAGGAAATCCATCATTGAATTCCACAGCTCACGTGACAGTTTTTGTCGTTGATGAAAACGACAACGACCCGGTTATTAAATTTCCAACTGCGGAAAATGGAACCGTTCAAATAGTTTACGAAAAACCGACAAACTCTGTGATCACATACGTAGTAGCATTTGATAATGATACAGACAAAAACGCCGTTTTGACATTCTCCATACTGCAACATGATCAGCGGAACATTTTTAGAATCAATCCAAAatcaggggaaataactcttgcaAAGGCACTTACTGCAAACGACATGAAATCATATACCTTTACAGTCGAAGTAGAAGACGGTGGTACTCCGAAAAGAACAGATAGACAAAACTTAACAATTATCATTTCATCGAACAAACCACTGGTCTTACCACATAAAGAGGCAGAAAAAGATAATGCCTTGATAGTTGTTGTTATTGTATGTGTGACTGTTATTCTGTCCGGTGCTATTATTATGGGAATATTCCTAATTCGCAGAATggacaaaaagaagaaaaataagaaaagaaacgCAGCAActccaaaaaatgacaaattatatGATTCTATACATAAAAATGGTACTTTTCATCGAGATGACGTTGATAACGAAAAGAAAGTCAGTTTTTCAACACATGCTACGTCCAATGGTATTAAAGATAAATCACAAATGCAGCTATCCAATGGTCACCGTCAGGAAGAAGTCACCCAG ACTGTTGACCGAATGATGGCGCCATCTCCTTCATCTTCAAAGTATGGTCGATCTGCTTATTCTGGAAAGAGTAAAAGCCAATCAAGTCAGTCGTTACAGAATATGCAAATGAACAGACTGCAACTTCATCAAAGTAACCTTCAGACTTTGTCAATTCCACAG aatatggGTAGGAAACATGAAGATAACCATAGTGAAACGTCAGGAGAAACAAACGATAGTGGAAGAGGAGGGAGTGAGAGCGACATACACAGTAGTGCATTTAACCATAGTGCCGAGTTAG ATTATATGAAGAACAGATATTCACCAGTGAATTCACCAGGTCGGCCTttattaacaaaagaaaatatgaacAAATATATGCATCCAAAAGACCGATATAGATCTCAAAATCAACAATATCTAGTTCAAAATAATTGCCATAGACAATATACACACGGTGGCAGTAGTGGGCCGCCATACAAAAACAATGTGCATTGGAATCCTATAAGTAACGTTTTAAACGGAAGCATGGCAACCATCGATGACTATGATGATGACACAACTACTTCCGGAAGTTACGTAGTGGATGATCAAGAGCTAGATTTAGATTTTAATCCACCACAAGATTGTGTAGTATAA
- the LOC139484782 gene encoding protocadherin-9-like isoform X2: MEKFIITYTVVCCFVSHVLSLDLSYTIPEEGNISSYIGNVANDSSLNQSLNVSERNNMKYTILDGTYASYFNVNERTSSLYISKRLDRESLQECEFSTSCDLPIDIVAQSIIGTFFKKIKVKITITDINDHEPKFPESSMSLELSEAFVVGSSSPIVGAVDMDSGDNSVQKYSLKPEDTPFTLNFVKYVDGSSSVSLVVSKKLDRETVDGYQLQILAEDGGNPKFTGTLDLTVIITDINDNPPLFNQSTYSISVREDTAVSSTVFNVKATDPDLNENGMVTYKLSPHQSDNIKQIFAVNRSTGSIFTLKPLVYTPGEPYKIIVEANDGATIPLMSQATIFVTVLDSGNDAPVINVNLLSNTDMAKISENASVGAAVAHIAVSDDDTDKNGDVTCSIQHDVFRLEKITGEENEYKVVVSKTLDREKTEIYQVIIVCADAGSPSKNSTAEFNVKVLDENDHRPTFQSYKYEVVISENDFVGASIVQVSALDLDLGKNAEIVYSVEPSTHDFRIDPETGNIHANFVLDREKVPYMEFRVLSKDKGSPSLTGTAVVTVNLTDVNDNPPKFNKSVYVMHAKENEGPGLYLGEVIAHDFDSGKNAVVNFVAEPEIEAIKVLTDGSIFTRLTLDRESRPHGYSFNVIAYDGGNPSLNSTAHVTVFVVDENDNDPVIKFPTAENGTVQIVYEKPTNSVITYVVAFDNDTDKNAVLTFSILQHDQRNIFRINPKSGEITLAKALTANDMKSYTFTVEVEDGGTPKRTDRQNLTIIISSNKPLVLPHKEAEKDNALIVVVIVCVTVILSGAIIMGIFLIRRMDKKKKNKKRNAATPKNDKLYDSIHKNGTFHRDDVDNEKKVSFSTHATSNGIKDKSQMQLSNGHRQEEVTQV, translated from the exons ATGGAGAAATTTATAATTACGTATACTGTTGTGTGCTGTTTCGTTTCCCATGTTTTATCATTGGATCTAAGTTATACCATCCCAGAGGAAGGAAATATAAGTTCTTATATCGGAAATGTAGCGAACGATTCTTCTTTAAaccaaagtttaaatgtttctgaacGGAATAATATGAAATATACGATATTAGATGGTACGTATGCATCTTATTTTAATGTTAACGAGCGGACGAGTTCTCTTTATATCAGTAAGAGACTAGACAGAGAATCTCTACAGGAATGTGAATTCTCAACGTCATGTGATTTACCTATAGATATAGTGGCTCAATCTATAATTGGAACTTTCTTCAAGaaaattaaagtcaaaataactATAACTGACATAAACGATCATGAACCAAAGTTTCCTGAAAGTAGTATGTCTTTAGAACTATCAGAAGCGTTTGTTGTCGGGTCGTCGTCTCCAATTGTCGGGGCTGTCGACATGGACAGTGGAGATAACTCTGTTCAGAAATATTCACTAAAACCTGAAGATACTCCATTTACGCTAAATTTTGTGAAATACGTTGATGGCAGTTCTTCTGTCAGTTTAGTTGTAAGCAAGAAATTAGACCGGGAAACAGTAGATGGGTACCAGTTGCAAATACTTGCCGAAGACGGCGGCAACCCTAAATTTACAGGCACTCTTGATTTAACCGTCATTATAACGGACATTAATGATAATCCACCGTTATTTAACCAATCGACGTATAGCATAAGCGTCAGAGAAGATACAGCAGTTAGTAGTACTGTTTTTAATGTCAAGGCCACTGACCCTGACCTTAACGAGAACGGCATGGTTACGTACAAGCTTAGTCCTCATCAATCAGACAATATCAAACAGATATTTGCCGTCAATAGATCTACTGGTAGTATATTTACGTTAAAACCCTTAGTATACACTCCAGGAGAACCATACAAAATCATTGTAGAAGCAAATGATGGCGCCACCATCCCCCTGATGTCACAAGCTACCATCTTTGTTACAGTTCTCGATTCTGGTAATGACGCTCCTGTTATTAATGTCAACCTACTTTCCAACACAGACATGGCAAAAATATCAGAAAACGCAAGCGTCGGCGCCGCTGTTGCGCATATTGCTGTATCTGATGATGATACTGACAAAAATGGCGATGTAACCTGTTCAATTCAACATGATGTTTTCAGACTAGAAAAAATAACTGGAGAGGAAAACGAATACAAAGTTGTAGTTTCAAAAACGTTAGATCGTGAAAAAACTGAAATCTACCAAGTGATAATAGTATGTGCAGATGCTGggtcaccatctaaaaatagtACAGCTGAATTTAATGTGAAGGTTCTGGATGAAAATGACCATCGTCCAACCTTCCAAAGTTACAAGTATGAAGTCGTAATTTCAGAAAATGATTTCGTTGGTGCCTCTATAGTCCAAGTGTCGGCCCTTGACCTCGATTTAGGGAAAAATGCTGAGATTGTTTACTCCGTTGAACCATCAACTCATGACTTTAGAATTGATCCAGAAACTGGAAATATTCATGCAAATTTTGTTTTAGATCGTGAGAAGGTCCCATATATGGAGTTTCGTGTTCTTTCAAAAGATAAGGGTTCGCCTTCATTAACTGGAACTGCTGTAGTTACCGTTAACCTGACAGACGTGAATGACAACCCGCCAAAATTTAACAAATCTGTTTATGTTATGCACGCCAAAGAAAATGAAGGACCAGGATTGTATTTAGGGGAGGTAATTGCTCATGACTTTGATAGTGGCAAAAATGCAGTAGTAAATTTCGTAGCTGAACCTGAAATTGAAGCAATTAAAGTGTTAACAGATGGATCAATTTTTACAAGACTAACACTTGACAGAGAGTCACGACCACATGGATATAGCTTCAATGTAATTGCATATGATGGAGGAAATCCATCATTGAATTCCACAGCTCACGTGACAGTTTTTGTCGTTGATGAAAACGACAACGACCCGGTTATTAAATTTCCAACTGCGGAAAATGGAACCGTTCAAATAGTTTACGAAAAACCGACAAACTCTGTGATCACATACGTAGTAGCATTTGATAATGATACAGACAAAAACGCCGTTTTGACATTCTCCATACTGCAACATGATCAGCGGAACATTTTTAGAATCAATCCAAAatcaggggaaataactcttgcaAAGGCACTTACTGCAAACGACATGAAATCATATACCTTTACAGTCGAAGTAGAAGACGGTGGTACTCCGAAAAGAACAGATAGACAAAACTTAACAATTATCATTTCATCGAACAAACCACTGGTCTTACCACATAAAGAGGCAGAAAAAGATAATGCCTTGATAGTTGTTGTTATTGTATGTGTGACTGTTATTCTGTCCGGTGCTATTATTATGGGAATATTCCTAATTCGCAGAATggacaaaaagaagaaaaataagaaaagaaacgCAGCAActccaaaaaatgacaaattatatGATTCTATACATAAAAATGGTACTTTTCATCGAGATGACGTTGATAACGAAAAGAAAGTCAGTTTTTCAACACATGCTACGTCCAATGGTATTAAAGATAAATCACAAATGCAGCTATCCAATGGTCACCGTCAGGAAGAAGTCACCCAG GTGTAA
- the LOC139484786 gene encoding uncharacterized protein translates to MVYLYILAVITEYILLLAVPAFSKEANITPFVKSVGFPICIKGEQYFDVDQNKCRRCPRCRKASNYLQFKIRISQQFGALDCYPCYCKPGEKFYDEYSGKCSICPGCNMYGYIDTSQEIHIDEFYGALNCSQCVCDQGYFANVLTHHQCAECYDCHGQNREFITPCTQDTDSECGDCLVGYENLGIDNAACVQIQKTVASELASSTTTTISNSGHIGVIRSHTILIVILVMVTFSAACIICIVYRIINHPACCNFTNDVTPPVSATTLISTTSAMKNSYRQGELNVGSTAAAIPLLSGNTDIEQNDDVEEQLDSDGLLSSNQIENVMETSDERNVVVIYQKGDSCSVHINNPQESPS, encoded by the exons ATGgtatatctatatatactagCAGTGATAACTGAGTATATACTGCTTTTGGCAGTGCCCGCTTTTTCCAAGGAGGCAAACATTACACCTTTTGTAAAAAGTGTAGGTTTCCCCATATGTATAAAGGGCGAACAATACTTTGACGTTGACCAGAACAAGTGCAGACGATGTCCGCGTTGTAGAAAAGCTTCCAATTATTTGCAATTT AAAATAAGGATCAGTCAACAGTTTGGAGCTTTAGACTGCTATCCTTGTTACTGCAAACCAGGTGAAAAATTCTATGACGAATATTCAGGAAAATGTAGTATATGCCCTGgctgtaatatgtatggttacATAGATACTAGTCAG GAAATCCATATTGATGAGTTTTATGGAGCACTCAATTGTAGCCAATGTGTATGTGATCAAGGATACTTTGCCAATGTTTTGACTCATCACCAGTGTGCAGAGTGTTATGACTGTCATGGACAGAATAGAGAGTTTATAACTCCCTGTACACAAGACACAGATTCAGAATGTGGTGACTGTCTTGTAGG GTATGAGAATCTTGGGATAGACAATGCTGCATGTG tacaaATCCAAAAAACGGTAGCATCAGAGCTCGCCTCATCTACAACAACAACGATCTCAAACAGTGGTCACATCGGAGTAATAAGATCCCATACTATACTGATAGTTATATTGGTCATGGTAACATTCTCTGCCGCCTGTATCATCTGCATAGTTTATCGTATTATAAACCATCCAGCATGTTGTAATTTCACTAATGATGTGACACCCCCTGTATCTGCTACAACACTCATATCAACAACATCTGCGATGAAGAACAGTTATCGACAGGGAGAGTTGAATGTGGGATCCACTGCGGCTGCCATTCCTTTAC TTTCAGGAAACACAGATATAGAACAAAATGATGATGTCGAAGAACAACTTGACTCTGATG GTTTGCTAAGTAGTAACCAGATAGAGAATGTTATGGAAACCTCAGATGAAAGAAATGTTGTCGTCATATACCAGAAAGGGGATAGCTGTTCAGTTCACATTAACAATCCACAAGAGTCACCATCTTGA